From Acinonyx jubatus isolate Ajub_Pintada_27869175 chromosome F2, VMU_Ajub_asm_v1.0, whole genome shotgun sequence, the proteins below share one genomic window:
- the LOC128312830 gene encoding uncharacterized protein LOC128312830: protein MIASSFCRSCSRLKKKNPQWGPKTSSGRRRESHHQPGSDRCLLPLNSAPVGFQHGRRVWYTVLDLKDAFFSLPLAPQSQPLFAFEWHDPEEGSSGQLTWTWLPQGFKNSPTIFDEALHEDLVFTDTFSGWVEAYPTKHETAQTVAKKLPEDILLRYGFPAMVGSDNGPAFISQVTQAVAKAVGANWKLHCAYRPQSSGQVERMNRTLKETLTKLTMETGGDWVTLLPYALYRVRNTPYTLGFTPYEIMFGRPPPVIPSLRAELIAEFKDQELFLSLSGLQRAHEDIWPRLRAIYEAGPIPTPHQYRPGDWVYVKRHHRETLEPRWKGPYIVVLTTPTALKVDGIATWVHHTHAQPAEPSSIRKDVVTRWAISRDQHNPLKLKLQRI, encoded by the exons atgattgccagcagcttttgcaggtcctgttcacgactgaagaaaaagaatcctcaatggggcccgaaaactagttccgggcgcagacgggaatcccaccaccaaccaggctcagatagatgcctccttccccttaactcggccccagtgggatttcaacacggcagaag ggtctggtatactgtactagatttaaaggacgccttcttcagtctgccgctggcaccccagagccaacccttgttcgccttcgagtggcatgatccggaggagggctccagtgggcaactcacctggacatggctacctcagggattcaaaaattcacccaccatcttcgacgaggctctacacgaggacctggtatttacagacaccttctctggctgggtggaggcctacccaaccaagcatgaaacggctcagacggtggctaagaagctaccagaagacatcttactcaggtatggttttcctgccatggtaggatcagacaatggaccagcttttatctcgcaggtaacacaggcagtagccaaggcggtgggggcaaactggaaattacattgtgcttataggccccagagctcaggacaggtagaaagaatgaatagaaccctaaaagagacccttaccaaattaaccatggagactggtggggactgggtgactctcctaccgtacgccctttaccgggttagaaacactccttacactctgggttttactccctacgagatcatgtttggcaggccaccccctgttattcccagccttcgagctgaacttattgctgagtttaaagatcaagaactttttctttccttgagcgggctccagagggcgcacgaggacatttggccgcgcctccgtgccatctacgaggctggcccgatcccgacacctcatcagtacaggccgggagactgggtctacgtcaagaggcaccaccgagagactctcgagccgcgctggaagggaccctacatcgtggtgttgacaacccccaccgctctcaaggtagacggcatcgcgacctgggtccatcacacccacgctcagccagcggaaccctcctcgatccggaaggacgttgtcacgcgatgggccatcagtcgggaccaacacaacccgctcaagctcaagctacagcgcatttga